TGACGCGCGCCGATCTTGCCGAGTCCGTCTATCGGAAAGTCGGCCTGTCGCGCACCGAATCCGCTCAACTGGTCGAGATGGTGCTCGACGAAATCTGCACGGCGATCGTCGCCGGCGAGACGGTGAAACTCTCCTCCTTCGCGACGTTCCATGTTCGCGAGAAGA
The nucleotide sequence above comes from Aquibium microcysteis. Encoded proteins:
- a CDS encoding integration host factor subunit alpha, whose protein sequence is MGGKTLTRADLAESVYRKVGLSRTESAQLVEMVLDEICTAIVAGETVKLSSFATFHVREKNERIGRNPKTGQEVPILPRKVMTFKASNVLKNRILEAHRKAKAKG